In the Oncorhynchus gorbuscha isolate QuinsamMale2020 ecotype Even-year linkage group LG05, OgorEven_v1.0, whole genome shotgun sequence genome, one interval contains:
- the LOC124035420 gene encoding protein TRACHEARY ELEMENT DIFFERENTIATION-RELATED 7A-like, giving the protein MLHPHAASPPRRFTPCRFIPMPLHPHAASSPCRFTPMPLHPHAASPPRCFTPTPLHPHAASPPRRFTPCRFTPKPLHPHAASPHAASPPSRFTPTPLHPHAASPPRRFIPMPLHLHAASPPCRFTPRRFTPTPLHPHAASPPRRFTPCRLTPCRLTPTPLHPHAASPPRRSPSRCFTPTPLHPHAASSPCRFTPTPLHPMPLHPHAASPHAVSPPRRFTPTPLTLTPLTLMPLHPHAASPPRCFTPMPLHSPFF; this is encoded by the coding sequence ATGCTTCACCCACACGCCGCTTCACCCCCACGCCGCTTCACCCCATGCCGCTTCATCCCCATGCCGCTTCACCCCCATGCCGCTTCATCCCCATGCCGCTTCACCCCCATGCCGCTTCACCCCCACGCCGCTTCACCCCCACGCTGCTTCACCCCCACGCCGCTTCACCCCCACGCCGCTTCACCCCCACGCCGCTTCACCCCATGCCGCTTCACCCCCAAGCCGCTTCACCCCCACGCCGCTTCACCCCATGCCGCTTCACCCCCAAGCCGCTTCACCCCCACGCCGCTTCACCCCCACGCCGCTTCACCCCCACGCCGCTTCATCCCCATGCCGCTTCACCTCCATGCCGCTTCACCCCCATGCCGCTTCACCCCACGCCGCTTCACCCCCACGCCGCTTCACCCCCACGCCGCTTCACCCCCACGCCGCTTCACCCCATGCCGCTTAACCCCATGCCGCTTAACCCCCACGCCGCTTCACCCCCACGCCGCTTCACCCCCACGCCGCTCACCCTCACGCTGCTTCACCCCCACGCCGCTTCACCCCCACGCCGCTTCATCCCCATGCCGCTTCACCCCCACGCCGCTTCACCCCATGCCGCTTCACCCCCACGCCGCTTCACCCCACGCCGTTTCACCCCCACGCCGCTTCACCCCCACGCCGCTCACCCTCACGCCGCTCACCCTCATGCCGCTTCACCCCCATGCCGCTTCACCCCCACGCTGCTTCACCCCCATGCCGCTTCACTCCCCCTTTTTTTGA